Proteins from a genomic interval of Paenibacillus sp. FSL R5-0623:
- a CDS encoding ABC transporter ATP-binding protein gives MNGEGNSQAVSVTNLRCKFPGEKALVFQGLSLSVRQGEKVLLLGPSGSGKSTLLQILSGLIPRSVEIPMKCDDIQVPAKAGVVFQDPDTQFCMSFTDEEIAFVLENRNIPREEMPALIKYYLKQVGLSFEQNRVLIQSMSQGMKQRLAIASMLAMDPEVLFLDEPTALLDDEGTSQVWDTVKRIVSDKTIIIVEHKINEIVDMVDRIIVLSPEGKIVADGPAQQVFTHERGKLKAYGIWYPGVWDEHEQAAKEEERSASGELQLCVDQGISSLEAQQSSGLSDTPGISPISHVSSLSPVSPAYQPALDLQQFTGWRGKTPFIQVEQAKVWHGDWIGIVGVNGAGKSSLLLSLMNILKTTGHYEVDGQPSGKTEQLADRIAFVFQNPEFQFVTNTVAEEVEFSLLGGRISTEERLVRTDHMLNQFGLIDLSERHPYQLSMGQKRRLSVASALVREQRILLLDEPTFGQDARNTFAMLAQLEQLRREGTAIVMVTHDREIVKRYCTRIWTVDEGRLTDATVVSSP, from the coding sequence ATGAACGGGGAAGGGAATTCGCAAGCGGTAAGTGTGACGAATCTAAGATGCAAGTTCCCGGGAGAGAAAGCCTTGGTATTTCAAGGCTTGTCTCTTTCTGTGCGTCAAGGAGAGAAAGTGCTGTTGCTTGGCCCGAGTGGCTCCGGTAAATCGACGTTATTGCAAATTTTGAGCGGTCTGATACCACGTTCGGTTGAGATTCCGATGAAATGTGATGATATTCAGGTTCCCGCCAAAGCAGGAGTGGTCTTTCAAGATCCGGATACCCAGTTCTGTATGTCTTTTACGGATGAAGAGATCGCATTTGTGCTGGAAAACCGAAATATTCCGCGTGAAGAGATGCCTGCTCTGATTAAATATTATCTGAAACAAGTGGGATTATCCTTTGAACAGAATCGTGTATTGATCCAGTCCATGTCTCAGGGGATGAAGCAGCGTCTCGCGATTGCTTCGATGCTTGCCATGGACCCGGAGGTATTGTTTTTGGATGAACCCACTGCACTGTTGGATGATGAGGGGACTTCCCAGGTGTGGGATACCGTCAAACGCATCGTCAGTGACAAAACGATCATCATCGTTGAACACAAAATTAACGAGATTGTGGATATGGTCGACCGAATTATTGTGTTATCACCTGAAGGAAAGATCGTGGCGGATGGGCCAGCACAGCAGGTATTTACGCATGAACGGGGCAAGCTGAAGGCTTATGGAATCTGGTATCCGGGTGTGTGGGATGAGCACGAGCAGGCAGCTAAGGAAGAAGAGAGAAGTGCTTCTGGAGAGCTTCAATTGTGTGTGGACCAAGGCATCTCAAGTTTGGAAGCACAGCAATCGTCTGGTTTATCCGATACACCGGGTATATCCCCCATATCTCACGTCTCATCCTTATCACCTGTATCACCCGCCTATCAGCCTGCACTGGACTTGCAGCAGTTCACCGGATGGCGTGGGAAAACACCCTTCATTCAGGTAGAACAGGCCAAAGTATGGCATGGAGACTGGATTGGTATTGTCGGAGTTAATGGAGCTGGCAAGAGTTCATTGTTGTTATCTCTGATGAATATCCTAAAAACAACAGGTCATTATGAGGTGGACGGTCAGCCTTCTGGCAAAACGGAGCAGCTTGCAGATCGAATCGCGTTTGTATTTCAGAACCCGGAGTTTCAATTTGTGACCAACACGGTTGCGGAAGAAGTGGAATTCTCATTGCTGGGGGGCAGGATTTCAACGGAAGAAAGACTTGTCAGGACTGATCATATGTTGAATCAATTTGGGCTAATAGACCTCTCCGAGCGCCATCCCTACCAATTATCGATGGGGCAGAAACGACGCTTGAGCGTTGCCTCTGCACTGGTGAGAGAGCAGCGAATACTGCTGTTGGATGAACCTACTTTTGGACAGGATGCCCGCAATACGTTTGCCATGTTAGCACAGCTGGAGCAATTGCGGAGAGAGGGAACAGCTATTGTTATGGTTACCCATGATCGTGAAATTGTAAAAAGATATTGCACCCGAATCTGGACGGTAGATGAGGGGAGGTTAACTGATGCAACTGTCGTTTCCTCACCGTGA
- a CDS encoding energy-coupling factor transporter transmembrane component T, whose protein sequence is MQLSFPHRETWLHNVNSGLKMIILTMMFVIVILIHNLNVMANVAVAMMLLLCWTGHPWYRLILYASPFILVFISTSTGMMMFGKGETTWYKWGLIHITEESFYRGLHLGFRSLTMAAAGLLFGLTTKPVRLFYSLMQQWRLPAKYAYSFLAAMRMIPIMLDEFQTLRYAIRIRGTQQRGSRWNVYGTLKRYAIPLLAQSIRRAQRMAVAMEAKGFTDGASRTYYIQIGYSRADLWFVFYYMLTLTAAYYIGVTFPYHATMVDVR, encoded by the coding sequence ATGCAACTGTCGTTTCCTCACCGTGAAACCTGGCTTCATAACGTCAATTCGGGATTAAAGATGATCATTCTGACGATGATGTTTGTCATCGTTATCCTCATTCACAATCTGAATGTAATGGCCAACGTTGCAGTGGCGATGATGCTATTACTGTGCTGGACAGGTCATCCGTGGTACAGATTGATACTGTATGCATCACCATTCATTCTGGTTTTTATCTCCACGTCCACAGGCATGATGATGTTTGGTAAGGGCGAGACCACATGGTATAAGTGGGGATTGATCCACATAACCGAAGAGAGTTTCTATCGCGGTCTACACTTGGGTTTTCGCTCGCTCACTATGGCCGCGGCTGGGTTACTCTTTGGTCTTACGACCAAGCCAGTACGGCTGTTTTATTCCCTGATGCAGCAGTGGCGGCTTCCCGCAAAATATGCCTATAGCTTTCTGGCCGCGATGCGCATGATCCCGATTATGCTGGATGAATTCCAGACGCTCCGTTACGCTATTCGTATTCGTGGAACACAGCAACGTGGCTCTCGCTGGAACGTGTATGGAACACTCAAGCGTTACGCTATTCCGCTGCTGGCACAGAGCATTCGCCGTGCACAGCGAATGGCGGTTGCGATGGAAGCGAAAGGATTTACGGATGGCGCGAGCCGAACGTATTACATTCAGATTGGCTATTCGCGAGCTGATCTGTGGTTTGTATTTTATTATATGCTCACCTTAACAGCTGCTTATTACATCGGGGTTACCTTTCCTTATCATGCTACGATGGTGGATGTAAGGTAA
- a CDS encoding PQQ-binding-like beta-propeller repeat protein → MKTGPDWQRTGYKWITMTGLSAALLTGWMLLDSKMVVLGGGQALATTPQALGASSQVLSTQLAYKQGEPVTLMNDIPLFKNRRDGSVAADQLGIEYYTTKNEKYTLASVRGEWVQLKSIDHGNFWLPSWYALKESRSMTEIAPQSFTLQSGSKLYLAPDSSITWSNEKSLTDKAVIVAKWKGWYGVSIAPRVWDKESFTYRPGLFWIKAQAIEQRMNVADGWFQQDTSLPTSVIRHLTDIKLNKATTSKQVAGWLGEPDWKESSSNLNYTGDSMSIGQTWRYEREDGQFLVTFNKNGRLVRTRWNLAQDNRNAVVSDWNISRTDEYGFTTKIYGTTLPTTIPWKPVWTNQGDINYTFLQAATDDVLLMKGDDGGFSGDYYEGSIYALDRHSGQRLWGINGGFGRQQAEVDTARQYVTIYTDYDPDKKKYVDRIRHLNLKNGKVTWTYTPKQNFRLNGITAAKNVVIVDRPVVESSSNSWLTVLDSANGKTLWTRKLATGYELLNKSADDPYVLYWEKNKLIAADPQSGRTVWSLKAKRSTIEQFVNNPYFDGIERLDPFATTSAERWLSLDNQWLLLDLNTGKKLAQFPARVGQRFEVLNDGMLLIRENKNGDDYGEYSDFTTTLYDAKTGKTRWTLQGKIERGLVEEDQLYVIKNGYPAALNYDTGETRWNAKDTIATLKYPTNQGSYLVIDDQLLLPMDENWLVLNKNNGALLGRVHDVVMGNPEHRDRDAKNGMINRIGNEVYVGSSNGRFRVYEASRLQEAISP, encoded by the coding sequence GTGAAGACGGGTCCTGACTGGCAGAGAACGGGGTACAAATGGATTACCATGACTGGATTATCAGCTGCGCTGTTGACGGGATGGATGCTGCTGGATTCCAAAATGGTCGTGCTTGGAGGAGGACAAGCTTTGGCTACAACGCCACAAGCCTTGGGTGCAAGCTCTCAAGTCTTATCAACACAGTTGGCCTACAAACAAGGAGAACCCGTTACGCTCATGAATGACATCCCTCTGTTCAAAAACAGAAGGGACGGCAGTGTGGCTGCTGACCAGCTGGGGATTGAATACTATACAACAAAAAACGAAAAGTATACGTTGGCCTCGGTTCGTGGCGAGTGGGTGCAGCTTAAGTCAATCGATCATGGAAACTTTTGGTTGCCAAGTTGGTATGCACTGAAGGAGAGCAGAAGCATGACGGAAATAGCTCCCCAAAGCTTCACGCTCCAATCAGGCAGTAAGCTGTATCTGGCTCCGGATAGTTCTATAACTTGGTCTAATGAGAAATCGCTAACAGATAAGGCTGTTATTGTTGCAAAGTGGAAAGGCTGGTATGGGGTCTCCATTGCCCCACGAGTCTGGGATAAAGAATCCTTCACGTATCGGCCAGGACTCTTCTGGATCAAGGCACAGGCCATAGAACAGCGGATGAATGTGGCGGATGGTTGGTTCCAACAGGATACATCGCTGCCAACTTCGGTTATACGCCATCTGACAGATATTAAGCTGAATAAGGCAACCACCTCCAAACAAGTGGCTGGGTGGTTAGGCGAGCCGGATTGGAAAGAGAGTTCAAGCAATCTAAATTACACGGGTGATTCAATGAGTATTGGACAGACCTGGAGATATGAGCGGGAAGATGGGCAATTTTTGGTCACATTCAACAAGAATGGCAGACTGGTCAGAACACGCTGGAATTTAGCACAGGATAATCGAAATGCTGTTGTTTCCGATTGGAACATCAGTCGGACGGATGAATATGGGTTCACAACAAAAATCTATGGCACAACACTGCCAACGACAATCCCTTGGAAACCGGTATGGACCAACCAGGGGGATATTAACTACACTTTTTTGCAAGCAGCTACAGATGATGTTCTCCTGATGAAAGGGGATGACGGTGGGTTTAGTGGGGATTACTACGAAGGCTCCATATATGCTCTTGACCGACATTCGGGCCAAAGATTATGGGGGATCAATGGAGGCTTTGGAAGACAGCAGGCAGAGGTGGATACAGCACGCCAATACGTTACAATCTACACCGATTATGACCCTGATAAGAAAAAATACGTGGATCGTATTCGTCATCTGAACTTGAAGAACGGAAAGGTCACGTGGACGTACACCCCTAAGCAAAATTTTAGACTAAATGGCATCACCGCTGCGAAGAACGTTGTGATTGTGGATAGGCCGGTTGTTGAGAGCTCAAGCAACAGTTGGTTGACGGTTCTGGACAGTGCAAACGGAAAAACATTGTGGACGCGAAAACTGGCTACGGGATATGAATTATTGAATAAGAGTGCAGATGACCCTTATGTGTTGTATTGGGAAAAGAATAAGCTGATTGCAGCCGATCCGCAATCAGGGCGAACCGTATGGAGCTTGAAGGCCAAACGATCCACCATAGAACAATTTGTGAATAATCCATATTTTGATGGAATCGAGCGTCTTGATCCATTTGCAACCACGAGTGCTGAAAGATGGCTATCACTAGATAATCAGTGGCTGCTGCTTGATCTGAACACGGGGAAAAAGCTCGCGCAATTTCCTGCTCGGGTAGGACAGAGATTTGAGGTGCTGAACGATGGCATGCTGTTGATCCGTGAGAACAAAAACGGCGATGATTACGGAGAGTACTCAGATTTTACAACCACGCTGTACGATGCCAAGACAGGCAAAACACGCTGGACGCTCCAGGGCAAGATTGAACGAGGGCTGGTGGAAGAGGATCAGTTGTATGTGATTAAGAACGGGTACCCCGCGGCTTTGAATTATGATACGGGGGAGACGCGCTGGAATGCCAAAGATACGATTGCCACTCTAAAGTATCCAACGAATCAGGGAAGTTATCTGGTCATTGATGATCAGTTGCTGCTGCCCATGGACGAGAACTGGTTGGTATTGAATAAAAATAATGGAGCATTGCTAGGTCGTGTACATGACGTTGTGATGGGAAACCCGGAGCACCGGGACCGGGATGCGAAGAATGGAATGATCAACCGGATCGGCAATGAAGTGTATGTGGGTTCGTCCAACGGACGTTTTCGTGTATATGAAGCCAGTCGTCTTCAGGAGGCAATCTCACCTTAA
- a CDS encoding methionine ABC transporter ATP-binding protein codes for MISLYGVSKRYNERGSRADQGFEALSSVSLEVGEGEIHGIIGSSGAGKSTLLRMLNGLEKPDEGEVVVNGQHLTQMNEQSLRQARRSIGMIFQHFNLVSNRTVSGNVCMPLELAGMPRTQRVERGLEVLRFVGLEDKADQYPAQLSGGQKQRVAIARALASRPDVLLCDEPTSSLDPQTTNGILDVLRHINETLGVTIVVVTHEMEVARRLCHRISVMKDGRLVRTLSKAEVSSIPAPQPDLLTSLLAGDEYGMAGSSLFRQAEQEDKS; via the coding sequence ATGATCTCATTATATGGTGTAAGCAAACGTTATAACGAGCGCGGTTCCCGTGCAGATCAGGGATTCGAAGCATTAAGCTCGGTGTCGCTTGAAGTGGGAGAAGGCGAAATTCACGGCATCATCGGATCGAGTGGCGCAGGCAAATCCACGCTTCTGCGGATGCTCAACGGATTGGAAAAGCCGGATGAAGGTGAGGTTGTTGTGAATGGGCAGCACTTGACCCAGATGAATGAACAGAGTCTGCGTCAGGCACGAAGATCCATTGGCATGATCTTTCAACACTTCAATCTGGTCAGTAACCGAACGGTGAGTGGCAATGTCTGCATGCCGCTGGAGCTGGCGGGTATGCCCCGTACGCAGCGAGTTGAACGTGGACTTGAGGTACTGCGGTTTGTTGGACTGGAAGACAAGGCAGATCAATATCCTGCACAGCTTAGTGGTGGACAGAAGCAGCGTGTGGCCATTGCACGAGCGCTCGCCAGTCGCCCGGATGTGCTGCTCTGTGATGAACCGACCTCTTCGCTTGATCCACAGACCACGAACGGTATTCTGGATGTGCTGCGACATATCAATGAAACGCTGGGCGTGACCATTGTCGTGGTGACACATGAGATGGAAGTGGCTCGCAGACTATGTCACAGGATATCCGTCATGAAGGATGGGCGACTCGTTCGTACGTTGTCTAAAGCGGAAGTGAGCAGTATCCCTGCTCCACAGCCTGATCTGCTGACCTCCTTGCTTGCGGGTGACGAATACGGGATGGCAGGTTCGTCTTTGTTCCGTCAGGCAGAACAGGAGGACAAGTCATGA
- a CDS encoding methionine ABC transporter permease has product MRLPESVLKYQHEIWQAIGETFVMVGISIAAAVLIGLPLGTLLYLFRRGQRYQNQTLSFVLGSVVNIVRSFPFLLLVVFMIPFTRIVVGTSIGTLAATVPLSVIAIAYYARLVEQALLDVPRGVVEAAASMGASTMQLVVKFLYVEARSGLVLGLTTATISFISYSTVMGIVGGGGVGDFAIRYGYQRFETEIMVFTIIIMIILVQMIQFTGSRLSHWLDRRS; this is encoded by the coding sequence ATGAGGTTACCTGAGTCTGTGCTGAAATATCAGCACGAGATATGGCAGGCGATCGGAGAGACTTTTGTCATGGTGGGCATCTCCATTGCGGCAGCTGTTCTGATCGGGTTACCTTTGGGTACACTGCTGTACTTATTCCGGAGAGGACAACGGTATCAGAATCAAACGCTGTCCTTTGTACTCGGTAGTGTCGTCAACATCGTTCGTTCGTTTCCGTTCTTACTGCTCGTTGTATTCATGATTCCATTCACACGGATTGTCGTGGGAACGTCCATAGGTACGCTGGCTGCAACCGTGCCACTCTCGGTTATTGCCATTGCCTACTACGCCAGACTGGTGGAACAAGCGTTGCTGGATGTACCGCGGGGAGTGGTTGAAGCTGCTGCTTCCATGGGGGCATCGACGATGCAACTTGTGGTGAAATTCTTGTACGTGGAGGCACGATCTGGTCTTGTACTGGGACTCACGACAGCTACGATTAGCTTCATCTCCTACTCGACGGTGATGGGTATTGTAGGTGGCGGCGGGGTTGGTGATTTTGCCATTCGCTACGGTTATCAGCGCTTCGAAACGGAAATTATGGTATTTACGATCATCATTATGATTATCCTGGTACAGATGATCCAATTCACAGGTAGCAGACTGTCCCACTGGCTGGATCGCAGATCCTGA
- a CDS encoding MetQ/NlpA family ABC transporter substrate-binding protein produces MRGRHEMKVKMMLMLLAVMLVVAACGKKEETPAAEGTKEDTQAAQEVTLKVATLIPPMTDVLDIVKPLLKEDGVNLEVVVLSDNVQPNTALANKEVDANFFQHVPYMTQYNEANNANLVAVQPIYNAIYGGYSKKYKTIEELPEGATIAIANDPSNIGRSLVMLEQNGLIKLKEGVGFNATQADITENTKNFKFEEVDLLMLARMMDDADLVAMTPAYASPLGLTPKKDALLTEKDDSHFAITMVAREDNKDSEAIQKLAKRMAGPEVKAFFEEKYADIVIPAFK; encoded by the coding sequence ATGAGGGGTAGACATGAAATGAAAGTGAAAATGATGCTTATGTTGCTTGCAGTAATGCTGGTTGTAGCTGCTTGTGGCAAAAAAGAAGAAACACCTGCGGCTGAAGGAACAAAAGAAGATACACAAGCTGCACAAGAAGTTACGCTGAAAGTAGCCACGTTGATTCCACCGATGACAGATGTACTGGATATTGTTAAACCGCTATTGAAGGAAGATGGCGTCAATCTGGAAGTTGTTGTGCTGTCAGATAACGTTCAACCAAATACGGCACTCGCGAATAAGGAAGTGGATGCAAACTTCTTCCAACACGTGCCTTACATGACCCAGTATAATGAAGCGAACAATGCCAATCTGGTGGCTGTACAGCCTATCTATAATGCTATCTATGGCGGCTACTCCAAAAAGTACAAAACGATTGAGGAATTGCCAGAAGGTGCAACGATTGCAATTGCGAACGATCCTTCCAACATTGGTCGCTCTCTTGTGATGCTGGAGCAGAACGGGTTAATTAAGCTGAAAGAGGGCGTAGGTTTTAACGCCACACAGGCAGACATCACCGAGAATACAAAGAACTTCAAGTTTGAGGAAGTGGACTTGTTGATGCTGGCTCGTATGATGGATGATGCTGATCTGGTCGCCATGACACCGGCATATGCGAGTCCGCTCGGTCTTACACCGAAGAAGGATGCGCTGTTAACCGAGAAGGATGATTCCCATTTTGCAATCACCATGGTTGCTCGTGAGGATAATAAGGACTCCGAAGCGATCCAGAAGCTGGCTAAACGCATGGCGGGTCCAGAGGTCAAAGCCTTCTTCGAAGAGAAATATGCAGATATCGTGATCCCGGCATTTAAATAG